The DNA region cacagggaaaaacgctcggaaatgtcagactggctaaacaagacttcgcattgagtgagagtgagtgtgctgcttttatgtgtgtgtgtaaatgaggtgcaggtgtggcaaggaaattggctgatgaatgaggtgcaggtgtggcagggtgattgtgatgcagtgactcatgggtaatgtagttcgggtgtggtgcaacagtatgagaggtgctagtgtccaagtgacatctggtggttgatgggtggaatggtcctgagtggagtgccctctaatgaagttcatgggcactccatctaataatcgtgacaactTCAGTATAGCAGTAAAAGTGTAcaacatgaacacaataagtacatggtaCTTTACTAAAACCCTAATATTAAGTGTGaccaatttaattacatttagaaaatcgtctcaggttacttatggttccctgagtagggaacttCGATCTGCATCCTTTAATGGTCGCTATGGGGAATGCCTCGTCGTGAattgtgtctgaagcatacattgaaaaacaccaaaAACACATTGGCCGGCTACAGCCCATGATGTCACTACCAGTGCGACTAGTATAAACAGGCCCCGGGATAACACGTCAtccacttcttcatctgaagcttgtgtCTGAAGCATGGCAGGAAGCTAGAAGAgtagtgtctcattccctactcagggaaccatggtaacATAAGTAacccgagatgttccctttcaagggaacatTGAACTGCATCCACTagaggtcgctatggggaacgatatacccatgccaccatgctgaggggagtgcaggccagaaccattGTGGCACTAAGTACCAATTCTACCATTTCCaagggagttgcccctgggacattaGATGGCTGTcagtgacattatcccttacggcaaAAAGGCTTAGGCTACATTCCCAAACTTATCTGTTAGGGCCAGACTCctgggcccggggtagagctgaaggcttggaatcaagaatagattattttaaagggatatGACCAAGAGCCTAGCATCATATTAAGTcttggcctgtcacacaggggttACCACTTGCTTTCGCATAAGCTTTGCTAAAGAACtttctcaacagatccctagtagcaacaccctgtttaaacAGGTATCCTGAGGATTCATAGGTGGAGCGGTGCCCAAGAAGACCTGGGCTTACCagctcaagaaagggcatgaagcaacccgcgagaagccctcaccatataggattttgtaaaaaattaaaaaaaatttgttaaatcATAGCTTAGCCTTCTGACCATGCACTGTATCATAGCTTAACCTTCTGACCATGGACAACTCTACAGACCatggactgtataaaaacatggatgtagtgtccgtgaTGTCATCCATAGATTCCTGAAGAGagattttgaagctcaaagttgGCGGAGCAGGCCGTCGCCATGGTGGCAGCAAATCACTGTGCTTCACTCCCGGATAATCGACAGAAAAATGGACAGAAAGGCAGGAGCTAGCTGCTGAAGTTACGCCCACCTAGCACGACAGCGGTCACAGCAGTGGCAATCGACCTGTAACTCAAGTGGCCACgaccttaattatgcagaactttaatgtttaatgtaaacGGAtgagttcaaaaaaaaaaatccaaccccctcacagttgtcatgaagggcaaaattagatATTtataccaaaatcattttttgaaccaggctgtaaagttggacattttaacatggggagtctttGGGATTGACtaccttttgcagccagcctctagcggccagttgACGAATTACGAATTAACATCCCATTATACTTCAGCAAACCTAATGAAAACGGACCAAAAGACATGTAGGATAGTACATTTGAGGAAATGACTTATGCTATTAATGGAGAGGCATGTGAGCTGGAGACCACAATTTTTGTGCAGCATCATGAAAACAGGATTCTCAGGCCATGTTTTAAACACTATGAATGAAGACAGACATATTTAAATTATGTCAAAGCCACGTTCTGTCAGACACAACGTATTTCCTCAGCACACAGTCCTCTTCCCTTTAGGAGGAAATTAGTTTCTGATGCATTAGCAGTCTGCTTTGCAAAGAATAAATGATGAttcagatgcattttttttcatttacatttattaatttagcagacactttttttcTAAAGTGCCTTACGAAAGAAAATAATACAGAAGTGATTCATCTAATCCAAGCACATCAGATCTAAGAGGAGTTTTGAATACATGcagaaatatagttttttttgcaGAGGCTGTGAAATTGTAGTCAAAAGTAAAACCATCCATGGTGTCTTTTCATTATTTTCCCAATTTCTTATTTCCAGCGACCTCCAACCTTTCCTTTTCCATGGCCTTTTTTGCTGTGATAAAGAGAGAGGTGACACAAAAGCATAACTGAGACAGATTTCTATGGgcttttttcaagaaaaaaatttCACTGAAGAAAAATGCTTAAGAAACAAGGATTGGTTGGTCCGAAAtgacaaattctgtcatcatttactccaaaTCCTACATGATTTCTttgttctgtgaaacacaaaagatgatatgtTGGTGACAAAACAGTTTCTGTTTCTATTGACTTCGAATGTATGcacaaatacaatggaagtcagcaGTTTGGTTATCAatgcaaaatatattcttttttgtgttcgacagaaaaaaataaatgtatacaggCTTACTGGACAAAATAAGTTAtagatgacagaatattcatttttgggcaGTCAGTTTTCATATCTTTCAGATGTCACAGTTGTATGTGCACCGGTTTtgtagttgttgtttgttttattttgtttttgtttttttgctttcactTTCGCTTTTAAAATTGATCATGTTCAGCAAGAAAGGGAGAAGAGTGAAGGGCAAGGCCCGTGAATGCCCCACCTTGGCGCCGGCACTGGTGTAGTAATCTGTGATGTCTCCAATTATATAGCCTCACACTATGATTTTATCCAGTCTGAGAATGTCAAAAATATGGGCTCATTTCAAACATATGAACTGTTTTCATTTGACTTCTTGCAATGAGGCGCATGTTTCTGAGTGAGTTGTTTGAGCTGTGTTTAGACTTGAATGTCTGATGTGCGTGTCACTCATTTAGTGTATGATTGTAGAATATGAGTTGTTCTTAAAAACCATTTACAAAGATGGAAAGTGAATGTATCCAAGTGTTAAAAAAtcagataaaaaacaaacaaacatctgctAATTAACTTATTGTGACTTACAACTTTTGAGCGTGAGAGATCCTGTTCAGCAGAACAACAATCTGTTGAGGAAGCAACGTTCAGATAAATACTGTACATTCTTTTCACTCTGTTTTCCTCTAATTCAACCGAGCACAGATTAGTATTCGCCAAAACAAACACAGACAGCTTTAATACTGTATAATCCTTCATTAGTTCCCAACAATTTGATCTAGCAAACTCTTAGATCTCTCTCAGCGAATCAAATCAACACACCTCATACTTCTGTCTCTTCATTTGATCCAAGAGGTCAAACTTCTCTGACTCCAGCTGGTAAATCCAGTTCCACATATCCTGAGCTCGTTCCCTGTTATAGTAAGAAACAGATACCTGTCAGGTTTTAATAGACCGCTATTCATGGAGCATGGGGGTGGGGGGGAGTGAGAGTCCAAATAGGAGcacacttttcattgtaaaatTAAACATCCTGCGCACATGCTGAATAACACATATGACTCTAATTGGATGTGTATGTGGGCGTTAACCTCAACGCATCCTCTCGCAGATTTTCGATGCCAAGAGGAGAGCGTCTCTCTGAAAGAGTCTTTCTCTTGATCTCCCGTCCAGTAAGACGCTTCCCCCGTTTCTGCTCTGCCTACAACACAGAAATGCATATGTACTGTACAAGCATTATTAATGTACAATGTAAGGTTGAGAACAGTAAGTTACCTTGGCTAAGAAGCCACCAAAGTTTGCCCCCATATTGGACAAAACCTTCTTCTTCTTGGCATCGTCTTCTGCTCTCTTCTTAGCCTCCTCATCCTCTTTCCTCTGACGCTCTTCCTGATGAGAGTGTGTAGATAATACATTTCACATCAACTTTATCCCGCAAGTGCTTTGTATTAAATTCCACATGTGACTTAGAGAGCATTTGAGTATTTCATTTACTAAGTTTTACGTTTCATTACTGATTTACCGCAATCCTCGTCTGTcggtctctttctttctctgctcTAAACCGCTGCTGCTCTGCTCTTTCTGACCGCCGCCGCTCCTGAGGACCGATTGGCCGACAATTAGTTCAAAACAAAGATAACATTGAGTACAGAAAGGTTTTTgaaaaaactgaaatgatcaagATCAGGAATTACAATTCTCTCCTTGAGACCGATCAGTTCTTCCTCCTCTTTCTTCCTCTGCTCAAAGTGGACCTCAATTAAAGTCTGCAACTCCAGAAGGTCCTTCTCCATCCTTTTTCTGTGAATATCCTGACAGAGGAAATTATATAGATTTTCATCAAATCTAAACAGCTTAAAACACACAATAGTATGTTTTATGTCTTCATTGAACACACCATAAAAACCATTTACCCTGCATGTGTTGTCAAATTTTACTCAAATATTACGTATGGTAATAATTACAATCAATATGGTgaatattttaatgattatttaaatattcGAAGTCTTAATATAGGCTATAAGTCTTAGGTACCCCTTAACGGGCAAGTGCTTTCCTTTGGGCACCGCCAATGAACTAGAGCAAACTTTGGGTGACTTCCAAGAATATGTCATGGATGGCATATACAAGTAGGATGATTGGCCATTTCTGAATGGCTCCGTTTCTTGAGTTTTGTTTTATGACTTTGAAAAGACCATTGTTTGTTCCACAACACATGGTGGAAAAAAGTGACCCCTGCATATTCTCAGGCTGAACTGTATTTAAATACTGTGAATTGGCACTTACATCAAAATCAACCCGGTCACCCTCTGGAATCTTTGGAGGGGCAATTTGTGGAGCCATGggcctgtgagagagagaggaatcaGCAATCAGTGCAAGAAGACATTAGAAAAATGCAGAGCATGCTTGTGAAGAGTCTGAACACTTACTTGGGCCGGGGTCTTTCTTCCTCTGCAATAGGGTTCAAACGAACAGGGAAAAAAGAAacaaggaagttttttttttcaaacgtaGTCATAAAACTTTCTTCCtctgtatggacaggttgatggctaatttcgctggtacttgtgactagtgacaataaagggctactactaaaAGCCTtcctattcacaaacagcttgacaATTATCCACTAGTCTTGCTGACTTTTGCGGGGTATCATACTGAATTACAGGTTGTATGAAATGTTTTTCTGTCTCCTTTTGACATTTTCCAATTTTAAAAATATCAGGAAATTCTTTTAAATAAAGCTGGTCCCTCTGATGCAACACAAGACTAAAGGACACAGCTGTCACAGGGTTCCTTTAAGAACTCTTAAGTGATTTATTACAGTTCATATATTTTGGGTTTGGAAAAAacatcagtctggcgagtaacaCAAAAGAGTTGCAAAAGATGAATTTGATTTTTAGAGCCCCTTCCCACTAATCTATAAAAACagatttaaagtaaatattttctatcaaaaTCCCTCACCTTCTTCCTGAGTGTCTTCTGATGAAAAGAATACAAGAACATTAACAACAAAGAACAATGGATGACAtgggaaaaaaaattgtgataaaaTGAGTAGATAAGCAGACATTTGACAAATGATGATGTGTGAGAAAAATACTGTTCAGACATAATGCAAATCTCCAATCCAATTTCCAATTGTTTGATTGAACATGCAACCTACTCTTGCTCTCATTTCAttagaaaacaaaatgtataGTGCTCCACAGTGTGCAGTCAAATGTTTACAAAAACGtacaatatattcacaaacaTGCATTACACGTCTAAAATGAagagttataatttttttaattactgactacatgatttattaaatatgacAGCCCTTACGCACAATATTAGACATGCATGTTACATGTTACAGTCTTCCCTACTGTTTATATTTAACATGTCATTCTGGTGATGCATGTCTTTGTATCAAGTACCTTGATATTCTGTATAGTCCTGCTGCTCTGTAATAAAGattcaacaaataaacaaatcaaacatATCAATTTCTTTAACAAATACAGAGAATCTTGGCAATCAGTCCTCAATAATCCTTATCTGTCTTTATTTGCCGTCCTCTTGCTCCATTTCTGTCCATCTTTTAAATAGGATAAAGAATTTTGTATTTTGATCGAATgtggattttgattttttttacatcaatatATTAATTTACTATGTTTCTATTGccctattattataataataataattatataataatgattgatttaattaatgaattattgCTAATTATTGATTTATGTAGaaacaatgtattttatatttttgtgcaaatattaattcaaatgtaaataatattttttctttatttgagaGCATATAGACTCAATTATGTCATTCGTAGCGCTTCTTTGCAGTGGGTGGGTaccaaagactttttttttgcttttttttcttccctgATTCTCTGGTTTGTGGAGACTTCTTTGCAGAATCACCAGGAATTCCACTGTTAACAAGATTGTTTAGGCCCATGGCTTCAACAGAAGCATATATTGATTAACCAGCCTATAGCTCAGAACCCAAATATTGAACTCTACTGGTTTTGTCCATTTCCACCAGCTTGATGGATTAGCTGACCAGTTATGAACATAATCAGTGGAAATAATCCCAAAACAGTGTGATGAACCAGTCAGCGCGTGACTGAAGCTCTACTTCCAGTCATTTGACTTTGTGCTGAATTTTACTATTGCTACTGCATCACTTTCACACGATTTCGGCTGGTGTTACATTCAGTCAACGTTTCTTGAGTAAAATGACTGCATTACATACCATCTCATATTctcatttccatttatttttgtgtAGCCTATTGTTTTTTTATCGACTTTAAAGAGACATTGTTTTGAACCCTTGATGAGGTATAATTTTACCTGCTCCTGCATCTTCTGCAGCCTCCTCCTCCTCTGTTTCTCACAAATAAACAAACCACAATGACAAGACGatgaaagaaaaggaaaacacaAGTGAATATCAATTCTGTGTCCAAGAGAGCACGTGGGGACAATCAGGAGAGAGTATGAGTATGTATATAAATAAGTGGTGCAAAGGATTATGTAAGTGCACACCATTTGTTAGGAATGCACACCAACAGCAACATGAGATCAGTCTGTAATAATAACCCTTCCAGGAAAAGGCATTGTAAATAGCCTAAGCACCCAATCAGACTCATGCATAGCTCCATGAAACCAACTGAAGCAGGGCCTTCAGAGACATCTATAACTGGCCTCTGGGTACACATTATTCCAAGGATTTACTGATAATCACTAaagctacccccccccccccaccccacgaCCAAAAAACATTCTACTTACCCTCTGCTTGTTCACTAAGAGGCCGTTTAGGAAAAgacaagacaagaaaaaaagGGTAGAGTAAAAGAGtaaaaatcacattaaatgtAATGCTTTATTAGTCTGATGATCagtaataatagaaaaaaagaaacattactCACTCATATTCCTCCTCTACATCAGACATGGTGAAACTGGATGAgagaaggaggaagagagagCAAGAGTGAGACAGACAGTACAAGGGAAAATAGCCGATCCACATAGCTAAACATTTCGTTATAGCACTAGAAAGAGGATGAGAGAGCAGGAGAGAGTGACAAAGCCAAAGTAGCATCAGATCTAAATTGTTCCATTGTCCCAAAGTGCTGACATCTGATTGAATGCTTCATATGAGGACTGATGGGGTGAGAACAGGTGGGAACGCGCAGACAAAGACAGGGTCAGATACGTTTTCTGACACTTTCTTCATTCGGTTCTTCCATTATTACAGTTTCATATATGTTCTTTTCTCATTTTGCTCTCTGAGAACAAGAAGCACCTAGTTCTGTTTTGCACAACTGTCCATTAAGTGGACAAGGTAGCAAATTGCTGTGAACCTGGCCTTGCTTGTTTTCCCAAACTGGAACTTATGGATTTGATTACAGGAATTGCAGTAAATGACTGTCATTGTTTAACTGCAGTCATTAGTATTCCACTGTCAGATGTCATCAGTGTCCTATCATAACTGCTATTTGAAACAATTTTAAAGCTACAGTGTCATCGCCAGAGGGAATTTATGAGGCATGTAGCTGTCATCACCCCTCTTGTACTTTACTGTCTCTGGACAAATGCTTGCAAGCACATGAGCTGCCCATTTAAAACCAGCATCCTTTCAACAGTTCACGCTGCTGCTACTTTGCTAATGAGATTCTCAGCATCTAAAGAGCACGGGTCTGGCAAATTCTGCACGAAAGGATCAAATTACAAACAGAAGATGCCCCTCGCTCTGGATCGACCCACTTAAAGATAGACACAATCAATAGGATGAGAAAGTGGCTGACCGAGAGGGCGTTTGAAGGGCGAGTAAGATTATGGGAGGTTATGGGAGGTCATAGCAACATTAACCACAAAATTCTGACAGGTTAATTTTAGCCAAGGACGCATGGGGAGATAATATGAGTTATGGTGAATCTTTATTCCTCTGAAAGTGAATTTTATTCATAGTACCATAAGTCCATTTGGTCTAGGACAGAATCAAAAGCTACACAAATCAGTGCAGACTACAATAGGCAATTATGCCAGGAAGATGTTTGCAGATTATGACCATTATTGGTGAACTACATACTGTTCTGCCTTTAGTTACTTTATTACAGCAATTTTTGAGTCCTACATAACCACACATCTGGTACAGGACACTAAAACACAATAATGGATAACTAACATTATTATGCTGTAATTGCACACAAGaacttaaccacttcagctgttattttgattttttgagaattaggcatatgcaatattggacccaccggtgggtccccagagttgatgtggttaaagtcAACAGACCTTCTGAAtaatattgaaaattaaattacttttatcCAGACTGAAAGAAATGACAATTGTTTGAGAAGTTACAAAAAAGACTTTTACCTTGTGGTGATGGTAGGATGGGTTCACAGTGAAACAAATACTGGCACACAAAGGATGGAAGGAGAGTCCCTGTGAATTATGAGAGTTCTGTAATGCGGGACAATGGCTCGTTTTTATATGAGGACAGGGACAGATGGAGGGTGTTAGCAGCTATGGCACAGGACCATGGATGGATTAGAAATGAACCCAGGACAGAAAGATGACCACCTCAAGGATTAGATGAGGCAGTGGGAATGACCTCACACAACAAACACAGGGATATAAAAAGGgatagaaaaaacaaaacaaaacaaaggcacaGTTGGGAACAAAAATAGCACAGGGGATTTAGACACAATTCTTCCTAGAAGccatatttattttctattcgACACAATGTAAAATAAGGTAATGGCTAAGACAACTTGGAGGTAAATGGATGGGCTCCCATTTCTTGTAGGTATTGGTCAGGGATATAAATGAAAGTTTTGTTTATTCTTCTACCTATTTTTTAATTCAGATAATTATCCAAAATCCTAACCCTACAGATAGCTGATTGAAGTTCCAGTAAAAGGTAAAGTTGATGATATATACAGTTAGGTCAAAGGCAACATGCTTGCATGCACAATTGTTGCCTTGTTGGGAAATGTCTTGGCCTTTGTTGGCTGAATACAACAGACTTTAATAGATTATGGTTTAGTTATTTTGTTGTAAAAGGAAATATTTAACCAGCAGATTACAATAACTTTGATTTTTGATGGTCACATTATCTTCTTTCTGTGaacatgaatattaatttatttattttagtgctgtcaacgttaacgcgttaacgcatgcgattaatttttgtctggtttaacgtgtcaaaatatttaacgcaattaacgcagcatccgtattttctgccatccgttggctagctttacattatatgatcacgctcttattcatttaaatgcttttaaacatttcaagcgcggcaagacaaaagagaatgcgctgtctgtgaatgcccttatgtgacacatacacacgtacacacacacacacaatgcatagacagggcgccagaatccagttctcttaagcacttgaactaacaataaacatcccaaagtgccagttttgtcgattatcctcataagagcaatcttaaatgatttatataaagtctaaaatgaacaaaaagagttgtgagagaatgaggcgagatccatagacagtatataaacggtgagatccgcgtgtctgtctgctcttaaagggacagcagccaataaagcttcctgtcagtaaagttaaagaacaaagggaacatagaaaatgactcgctgctcttgactaaataacttttgtagctttaataaggattaactatttaatttatagtttaggcagtgcagactgcatataactttgataactttattacatttctgtatatttcctaactgttaagacaggaagggcaggagtaaacatggcATTTAtcatgggtttatgttagcattgttttaagtttacttaaattaaaaactgttatatttttgaagcctaataataaatgtaaaaaaaaaataaaaaatcagcagctgtattaatatcagtaatactggccttcattcataaaaagatgtcatttacacaaatatttaaatttaactgtgaaattattacattaaaaatatattaaaaacgtacaaaaacatttcttttattattgcgattaattgcgattaatcacagaaaaaatgtgtgattaatctagttaaagtttttaatcgattgacagcactaatttatttAGATCTAGGCAGTCATTTCTTGAATCAATACTCGGTGTGTCTGTTAAGGTTGCTCACAATTACATAGTGGCCATTTATTCCAATCAATGCCAGCTCAGTGGTTCTCCAGCTCTATTTAAAAATAGAGTTTATCTAGACTCTGACATAAAGCCATACTTCAAGAATACTAACATCCCAGCTAGCAGGGAAcgttctcagaactttggctaacattccgtaaaagattttttaatgtttgaaagaaaacattttattgtaatgtttaaaaaatgttctaagaatgtttataatttaaaaaaatgttcctaTAACGTTAAGTGTAAACAAAGATAAAACATTCTtcctgcaacattttgaggatgttttgaggatgttgttgagaaaacatattataaaatgttctgaAAAACCCATTAGCACAATGTTTCAAgaaaacaaatgaagaacattctctcagccacattagtagaacgttCTAAGAACATCATTAAGGCTTGAggtgatgaaatgttttgtttaaaacattcttttaatgtgacggtctaacaaagatagaacattttatccaAAACATTTTGAGGAAGTTTTGAGGATGTCGctgaggtaacagattataaaatgttctcaaaaacacactggcacaatgtttcaagacaacaaatgaagaacattctctcagctacattagtagaacgttataaaaacatcattgagacttgaggtgatcaaatgttttgtttaaaa from Carassius carassius chromosome 1, fCarCar2.1, whole genome shotgun sequence includes:
- the LOC132145576 gene encoding troponin T, slow skeletal muscle-like; this encodes MAPQIAPPKIPEGDRVDFDDIHRKRMEKDLLELQTLIEVHFEQRKKEEEELIGLKERIERRRSERAEQQRFRAEKERDRQTRIAEERQRKEDEEAKKRAEDDAKKKKVLSNMGANFGGFLAKAEQKRGKRLTGREIKRKTLSERRSPLGIENLREDALRERAQDMWNWIYQLESEKFDLLDQMKRQKYEIVVLLNRISHAQKFKKGHGKGKVGGRWK